AGATTTGGCAGAAATTACTCTTGTGCAGAGCTAGTATGGAATGACCTTGAAATGCCCAAAGAAATAGGCAAGTAGTTGCCAAAGTTGCTTTCATCAAGAATTGACTAATGGGACTGAATACTTGAGTAATGTGTAGAATTTGGCTACACTTTCTTGTTTAAGATTGCTTCACTTACAGCAGTCTGGCTTAATCACAAGGGAAAATGAAAGGGAAGAAAGCAAAATCAATGaatcattaaatgaaataatttagttttaaattacatttagatTAATCTGCAATATTTAAGATCTACTCTATTTTTCAGGGCACTGCAGTATGTGTTTATAGTCTGTATCACAGTGTGTGGAGAAGCATGTTATTGTGTGTGCACCAGGGAGATGGACAGTCGTTTTGTTTGGAGATGGTGTTTTTGTTCCTGGTCCCTGAGGGCTGTTGAGATGTTTTAGGAGGCTGTTCTGCAGTGACTTAGTTTCTTTCCTGTGATTCTCTGCAGTCAACGTGATCCGGTGCCCGGTGTGCAGACAGGAGTGTATGGAGGTGGACGTGATGGACAACTTCTTTGTGAAGGACTCCATGGAGGTTCCCAGCAGCACCGTGGAGAAGACCAGCCAGGTCAGTGCCGCTGGAACACAAACATTGGAGTTCGCTGTAAAGACCCACACATGGAAAGACAGGGGTTCTccagtcctggtcctggggagccacagggttcttgctggtttttgcttttaCCTTAAAATCATGATGTGATTTAGACCCGGGAAACTGGGAGaggtctgtgtatctgtgtgatcTGTGTAATTAACTGCTTTGCTTGATGTGCTGAGTAGCAGGGGGGGAATCCCCTgatcctgtggctctccagagtTGAGACAAAGATGACATTTAGCGCAAACAAACTGGTGTCTTTTATGTTTTGCTTTGAAAGGGCCTCATGGCTATATTCATCTCCCCGCCACACCCACGGCAGGACTGTTTTCAGGAGGCGTGGCCTCAGCCCTGTGAGGTGCTTCTGTAAAGCTTCAGTGATTACAGGGCACGTGCGAGGGGTGACGCCCGATTGCTTGAttcccccacccttccccccccctgtCAGCAGCTGTGCACGAGCTGCGAGGACAACACGGAGGCGTCTGGTTTTTGCGTGGAGTGCGTGGAGTTCCTGTGCGTCACCTGCATCGAAGCCCACCAGAGGGTGAAGTTCACCAAGGACCACATCATCCGGCAGAAGGAGGAGGTTTCTCCAGGTGAGGCCCTCTGACAGGGTAGCATAACGGTTAGGGCCCTGGGCTTGTGTCGTGCTGGTTGTAGGCCCCTGTGGTTGTACCCATGTCTGCTGTTGTgcgagcaaggtgcttaacctgaatttctagCTGTATAAACAAATTGTATATAAAAAAGTCATTTGGATAGGTTATTTTGGGTACAGATGTCttctgaatgaaaatgtaatttgaatgcTCAATAAAAGGATGCTGGatggaaattttatttaatgccTTTGAAGGTGAACATGACTGGGGAAACCTGGCTCTCTGGATTCATGTCTCTCTTAAACTTGCAGGgaatatgctgtgtgtgtgttttgtctagtgttttgttgtgttgtcttgtgtgcgtgcgtgtgtgtatgtgtgtgtgttgttatgttgtgtgttgtgtgcatgcatgcatttgtgtgcacaaAGCTGATTATTGTCTGCCTGTCCTCCAGATGCAATGAGTGTTTCTACCCAGAAGCCCGTGTTCTGCGACATTCACAAGCAGGAGCCCCTGAAGCTGTTCTGCGAAACCTGCGACCGTTTGACCTGCAGGGACTGTCAGCTCCTCAAGCATAAAGACCACAAGTACGGCTAATCAACTGCTAATCCAAAGCTGAATTTAAACAGTGAGCCTACAGGTCACCCTAAGTGAAACTGTGAATGAGGATAGAATCAGATTGCTTGTTCCTGGGGGTGCAAAGCACAGGTACTGAATCCCGACTTCTCTCATtagtgtttttctgttcttcctcCAGTTACCAGTTTTTAGAAGATGCCTATAAAAACCACAGAGAGCACATGGTCAACATGACTCTTCAGctgcaggagaagaagaaggccATTGAAGAAGTGTCCAATTCCATTAACAATGGGTGCGGTATCATGTTGCTTTTGGCTTAGTGCCATAGCGATTTACCAAGCCAGtggttatttgtgttatttaatatgatattcaaaacatgaaatttaATGATTATCTGTTATTTTTACTACAATTTTCCCACAGACTCCTGCAGGTGGATGAAAACCGCAAGTCTGTACATAATGAAATCAAGAAGTCCATCTGTGCTTTAATTTTGGAGATTAACAGGAAAGGGAAGATCCTGGTCAATCAGCTGGAGGTGAGACTGACTTTGCACTTTGATCTTACGTGCTTGTGCTGAGTTCAGCAGGTTCTGGTAGTTGTGTTCTAGGTCACTccagataagagcgtctgctatgTAAATACATAGAGAAAAGAAATGGTAGTCAATTCTACGGCCTAATTGGAAAGATACTTGTTGTGGTTGATTTGCCCATTTGGTAAGATGTGCTGGCTTGGTGAGTTGCTTGTAGCGGTTGAATGTTGTTGTTGGCTCAGTAAAATGCTCTTTGCAGCTAAATTGTTGGCTTGTTAAATTGCTTGTTGCAGTAGAATTGTTGGCATGGAAAGATGCTCATTGCAGTTAAATTGTTGCCATGGTAAGATGCTCATTGTGGTTGAATTGTTGGCTCAGTAATATGCTTATTGTGGTTGAATTGTCAGCTTGATAAGACGCTTGCTGCGGTTGAACTGTCGGCTCTGTAAGATATGTTGCAGATTTATTGTTGTCTTGATAAGATGCTCATTGTGGTTGAATTGTCGGCTTGGAAAGATGCTTGTTGTAGTGTAACTGTCGGCTCTGCAAGACGCTCCTTGTGTTGGAGCTGTCTGCTCAGTAAGATGCTCCTTGTGTTGGAGCTGTCTGCTCAGTAAGACGCTCCTTGTGTTGGAGCTGTCTGCTCAGTAAGATGCTCCTTGTGTTGGAGCTGTCTGCTCAGTAAGATGCTCCTTGTGTTGGAGCTGTCTGCTCAGTAAGACGCTCCTTGTGTTGGAGCTGTCTGCTCAGTAAGATGCTCCTTGTGTTGGAGCTGTCTGCTCAGTAAGATGCTCCTTGTGTTGGAGCTGTCTGCTCAGTAAGATGCTTGTgtgtcacccccccccttccccagggCCTGATGAAGGACCACGAGAGTGGCCTGAGGAAGCAGCAGGAGGACGTCAGCTCGCTCTCCCGTCACCTCAATCACGTCATCAACTTCACCAAGTGGGCGACGGCCAGCAGCAGCGGGACCGCCCTCCTGTACTCCAAACGGCTGGTGAGGCCTGGTCTCTCCCCAGCAGCGTGTCCCGAATGCTTCAGTGCTTTAGATCCCAATGACATCTGGTAACACTCCTGCGGATGTCTGAGAAAATGTCAGTGGATCATACATATGGCATTTGTCATGTGACTGAAGAATTTAGTTAAGATTaggtggaaaataaatgttaaagaaatatttttcatctAATTTTAACTGAAGTCATTAATTTGCCGAAATGTAACCTAGTTGCACCTAAAGGGTTAATCATTTCTGGTAATTATTTGACCCAGATTTGTCTTGGATCTGGTCTCTTCTATCACCAAACCCTCTCAAGGGCTTGTGAAAACGAGTTGAGTGTTTGGGTTTTTAggatgcagtttatttttgtattttatggttactgtttgttttctttgcaaaatgatgttttattcatgCCGCTTCTGTTCCAGATTCTGTTTCAGATTCAGAACCTCCTGAGGGCTCGCTGCAATCCCTCTTTCGTTCCCCAGAGCATGGTGCGTTTCCAGTGCCGCTCGGGATTCTGGGCCTCCAACGTCGATCTGGGTGAGAGCCTGACGCACTTCTGTATTTCCCCCTGTAGTTGTGCTTCTGCACTTGATTTCTGAACTGTGCCCATTGTGTCCTGTAAGTTGCACAGGATACATGTATCTGCCCTATTGTAATAATACTGAAGGGAATGTAAATTAGCACAGCAGATTTTAttggctgtgtttttgtgttttgctgtgatGGCTGCTACCGGAAGATTGTTCACGGGTGTCCGTTTGTGTGGCCAGGCTCTCTGGTGGTGGAGAACGTGCCGGCCCGCCAACAGGTGGGGATCCAGAACTTTCCGTATCAGCTGAACCAGCCGTTGCAGAGACCGGGGGACCCCAGCATCGGAGGCGGAGGGGGTGGCGGCGGTGGCAGCGGCTTTCCCCCGGGCCCCCCCCAGCAGCGCATGGGGTCTCACAGCACCCTGGCCCAGCTGCAGATGCAGGTGGAGAAGCTGGCCCACCAGCCCAACCGCCAgccgcccccgccctcctcccacTGGGCCTGGTACCAGAACGTGCGTCTCCAGAGGCCGCCGCCCACCCGGCCCATCCAGGGCGGGTCCCCCTCGCAGAGCCTGTCGGGCCCCTCCCAGCAGGTCCGCCGGTTCatggccccccacccccaccccaacccccagaGCCCCAACGGAACCATGCAGAACCCCAACGGAACCATGCAGAACCCCAACGGAACCCTGCAGAACCTCGGATTCCCTCCTCAGGTGAACACTGTCCCAGGGTTGCCAGGGAAACTCTGTAAACCATCAATTTCTTTGCACcaggcagatttttttaaaatgcatgtaaatttaattttatattatacatattgcATGTATCCTTAATATTGTCCATTGTAAGGTCACAAGCTCTTGTTGTGAAAAAACCTCCATTGAAAATTGCCCTTGATGGTGCCTCTGCAAGGTCAGTTTGGTATCAGAGAACAGTGGAAGCACAGTATGCTGATGGACAGGGGAATGTGACGGGCAATGTCCCGGGACAGCTATGACCCGAATGGACCCCATGGGTCTCAGAATGTCAGCATCAAAGGCCTTCATTTGTCACCTGCAAATCACCATCACGACGATTTTTTTTGAACATTggtgaaaatatatatagacTTCTATCAGCAGTTTATTCCCCTGGTGTGCAATTAAAGTGTTTGCCTCAGTGTGCTCTGTTTCTGCATGGTCTCAGCTGTCGTCGGGTTGAATGATGTCATTGTTTGTCCCCGCCCCTCTTCTCCAATTGTCTGTGCAGACTCTGAGGGGACTCGTTAGCAGTTCCAGTATTCCGCCGAAACCCTTGGACACCTTCCAGAACGCTTCACGctactcccacaatgcatctctcTCCAGCGCGGCTAGCCACAACCCCCAGCATTCCCTGCAGCAGGTGAGCACTTGGCCCTCTGCGCTGATTGACGTGCTGCTGGAACCAGTGTTTGCCGAACGGCCCATCAACCGCTCGACCGTGCGCTCGGTCTGAATCTGCTGCAGGTTAAAGGACCACAGCAGGCGTCACAAAAACTCCTGCACATTAGTTAGCGATTGTTAGTTTGGGCTGATAGTTTTTAGTGAAAAACATAAAGTTAAAAACTTAAACTTAACCTTAGCTGGTGGGATATTTCTGGTGGATCTTGACCGGACAAACCTTAGCTTGGACAATGTCAAATTTGCGATTGGTTGCAGAATTCATTTTTCGTTACGATTTTATTTCAGCTGAATTTGATGGAGTCGGCGTACCTGAACAAGAGGAATGAAGCCAGTGCCTCGTTATCGATGCTGCGGCCCAACTTCCCTCAGACCCTGGCGCCATCTGTGGCAGAACGCAGCGGTAAGTCTTACAGTCCACAGCTATGGAAGCATCCTAAAACCATGGAGTCACACCAAAATCCACAAAACAAAggggtcctctctctctcttttttcttttcctgtctctctctctccctttcttcaaGCCATGGGGTCCATCGCTCACTTGTTTGTTGAGTGTTCTAGGTTTGGGGGGTGTTTGGTTTAGTTGAACTTTTGCTTCTTGGCTTGCAGgtgttcttttttcctgtttcatttttggacctaaatattccaaaaaagaggcctgcacacacaccttggTCAGTTTTGTTTCTGGAGTGGCAAAGTTGGTGATTTAGAAGACTAGGTGCAACAAGAACCCCAGGGTCTGGAGACTGTGAGACTGTGGATTGCTGTTTTGATGATGAATGGGATGCTAGCAGCTAGCCTTGGGGTGGAACTACCATATTATGGGCTGATGGGGAAGATGGAGGGCTTCATCCATATATTATGTGTAGGGGGCGCTCTATGTACAGTGAATGGTGATGGCACTGTATTGCTTGCATTTtaggctctgtgtgtttctttctttcttttttctgtttcttgtgtttatttgtgagtGTTTAATGTCAGGTGAAATTTTTATTGTCTTCTGTGTATTTTCTCAATGTAATTGTACAGAGGCAGGAGTGTGTTTAATATTTGAACAATCACTttttcactctcttcctctttctctctctagctctTGGAAGGCAGAACTCTCCCATGTCCACAGCTTCTGCTTCAGAGGGAAGACCTGGGTAAGGCAAAacctgtcattattattattattataataataatccagaCAGAATCTTAGTGCTCTGCGGACAGTAAGAGGAGTTGTTGCATACAGATCATGCTATTGCATGTGTGGCACAGAAGCCACGTTTGATTGGTGGAGCCCAGGAGGGCATTCCAGAGATGAAAATTTGAATCCCTGCGACATCTGCTCCATTTCTGCAATTtatgacctcacttcctgtttttcaggGCTGTTTCCTGGAAGGCCCCGGAGACACAGGGCAGCGGGGCTCTGACCTCGGGGCCGCCCAAACGGAGGCGCCGGTCCTCTCCGGGACCCATCATCGTCATCAAGGACGAACCCGAGGATGACGACGATGTGCGCTTTGTAAGAAccgtgtgtgcacgcgtgtgtctgtgtgtttgttagtgtgtgagcttgtgcatgtgtgatacAGTACAGATTGCTTGTGCCTGCACAGCTACAGTCTAAGTGCGTCTGCGCAGGTGCAGTCCAGCGTCCGGGCCAGCCTCCCGGACAGCACAGGTGACCgtgcgcagacgcagacgcgagccccctcccccaggacgGAGCCGACAGCAGAGAGCGAGCCAATCCAAGAGGACGACCCGAACGAGGACTGGTGTGCCGTGTGCCAGAATGGAGGGGAGCTGCTCTGCTGTGACAAGTGTCCCAAAGTCTTCCACCTGACCTGCCACATCCCCACGCTGCTGGGCTCCCCCAGGTACGCGCCTCTCCTGCCTCAGCTATAACCCCCACACCTGCCCTGTGTACAGCCCCCTAACCTGGGCCAGGTACAGCCCCACACCTGCCCCAGCTACAGCCCCCTCACCTGCCCCTCATCTCCTCCTTGGTCGGTTCGCTCGCATAAACCTTCTTTCTTGGCTCTGTAATGGCCTGTATAAGAGAGTGAGTGGTTTCTCTGACTGTGCAGTACAGTAAGTGGTTTCTCTGTCTGTACAGTAAAGCAAGCTGTTCCTCTTTGCCTCCGTGGTAAAGTGAGCGATTGATCTGTGTCTGTACAGTACAGCCAGCCGCTCCTCTTTGTCTACGCAGTAAAGTGAGCgattgatctgttttttttttacagcgggGAGTGGTTTTGCTCATTCTGCCGGGATCTGTCCTCCCCTGAGATGGAGTACGACTGTGACTGCGGCCCAGAATCCAAAGCGGTGAAGGAGGAGCCCAATTCAGAAGGGTTTCCCCCCGTGGACAAGAGAGTAAGCGCTCAACGTTAGAGATTTACTCACAGCTCCACAATTTCAAACGCAGTCTGTCCCAAACGAGTGCATTAGCTTTACTAATTTCACAGAGGGGGTTCTTAAAGTACAGTAAAGTCAGCCGGATGGGGGTGTGTCCCCAAACTGGAGCCAAACCAGATGTTATCTAGCTGGGACATGTTTAGTTGTGCTTTCTTTCTGACAAGTGGACCTCAGGAGAAATCTtgagactgcagtgcagtcaaAGTTGTTGGTGCCTTTTGCAGTCAAATGACAAATTCTAGACTTTTTCGCATCTTTCAGTGATGACCCAGTCAGAATCCATGTTATCCAGGGTCCAGATTTTGCAGACAACATTTACTGTGTGTGGGACTAAGATTAGTAAACTTCCATAATGGTTCACATGAATTGGGTTTAAACAAATGACAGGTCAGAGCTCTACTGTGAGACAAATTCAGCAGACTACTAGCTAATCTTTgattttcaggttttctttgttttgtttctttttctacaCTAAAAGAGCAAGATGTTATTTGCGGAATGATTAATCATGCATAGAgcactgtatataaataaatagtgacAGCAGTCAGCCTCTGCAGTGTAATGGAGATGCTTTGACGGCTTCAGTGTAGAGTGTGATGCAGACCTGCTATTCTCCAGTGATGTCACATCTAGACAAGAGCACTGGACTGAGCTGTCAGAAGCTCTCGCTGTTCAGTGCCCTTCAAACCAGAACAGCCGTCTGGGAGTTAATGAACTGATGCTGAAAGCTGAGTCGGTTgccattttttacttttttttttttttttttttggaaaggacCCTAATTTTCAGactgtttttctgaaaaaggTCTTTTTCTCTTGAGTGATGTTGTTCTGCCTCCTTTCCACTTCCAGGGAAGAGCCCTTGTATGATagggaatgtttttaaaaaggttgtAAAAGACTTTGTTTGCACCAGTACACTCTCTCAGGACTGGTGTCTCATGGTGATGACATCATATGCAGGGACTGTATTAAAGCTTTGTGTTTTGCGTTGTTTCCTCTGCAGAAATGCGAAAGGCTGTTACTGCGTATTTACTGCAACGAGCTGAGCACAGACTTCCAGGAGCCAGTGTCCTCTTCTGTACGTGAGACTCCACCCTCCCATCAcgctctgaccaatcaggtgCACCATCCAGACCAGAGTCTCATACCTTGTTTAATATGTTGTCACCTTTTAGACCCCAGTAAAATTCCTGTGGGTTACtgaccattttaaaagaaaagagttcctaagtgtttttaaatgactttaatTCACAATCTACATTTGTATTTGACCTCAGGTCTGACAGAATTTTTAAGTGAAACAGTCATACAGCACGAGGAAAAAATTCATATTGTTACAGAAGTTGTATTTTCATAATACCAGGTTAAATGAAGGTAAACTTCTCTTGCAGTGATGACACAGAAATTCAATGGCTGGTGAAGGCAAGGAgattgtgtagccaatcagatgttgAGGTTGATagtacagccaatcagaaggtgTAGGGGATGATTGTTGAATGTAAAGCCAGTTTACAATGACAGTGGTGCACTGTGCATTGCTGATTACTGGGTGTTTTAGCGGTCGTTCCTGTGCTTGTCCAGGTAATGCCGGAGTATTACGAGGTGATTAAGACCCCGATGGACCTGTCGATGGTGAAGGGGAAGCTGGAGTCCAAGCAGAGCGCGGGGTACGCCAGTCTGGAGGAGTTTGTGGACGACGTGCGACTCATCTTCAGGAACTGTGCCGAGTTCAACGAGGTGAGGGCGCCTTCTGCTCGAGGCCACAAGGAGGCGACGTGGAACCTGACCGCTCGGCCAGGGACCTGGgggctgtcttttttttacagttgtcCCCTTTCAGGGGGATTTCGGGAAGATTTCCAGAATTTTCTCTCGTCAGAGTAATTTTCTGAACCAAAGAACTGGCCAGCTAGCACTCGCCTTCCCGGCCTAGTGGTGAGAAATTGCTTAGTGTGATTTATGAGCTTTGCGCAGTTCTATAGAGTCTCTGCTCTTACTGCTTTGTGAGTTGAGGTCGACTCCATTTCATTCAAGCCCTTTTAGAAATTGAAATTCAAGTAATTCGAATAAACCCCTCATAGAATGCTatgggaattttaaaaaaattcatatttcagttaatttccagaATTGAAATGGATTTGGtccttagcccccccccccagtgtgctGTAGATGACGTGGTAAGAGGTTAAATTTCTCCCCACAGGCAGAGACTGAGGTCGCAGCCGCGGGTAAGAACCTGGAGACGTATTTTGAGGAGCAGTTGAAGATCATGTTCCCCGATCGCACCATTCCTGAAGTGAAAGCCGAGGTGGTGGGGCCTGCATTTCCCCCAGCGCCCGGCGAGGAGGAAGCCACGCCCGCCAAGAGGCCCCGTATGTCCTCCCCCGAGTCCCaggacacccccaccccggcaGAAATGCCCACTGGGGACACGCCCACTGAAGACACACCTGTGGGAAAGGAATCCACTGAAGACACGCCCAGTGAAGACGCACCTGTGGGAAAGGAATCCACTGAAGACACGCCCACTGAAGACACACCTGTGGGAATGGAATCCACTGAAGACAAGCCCACCGAAGACACACCTGTGGAAATGGAATCCACTGAAGACAAGCCCACTGAAGACACACCTGTGGAAATGGAATCCACTGAAGACACGCCCGCTGAAGACACACCTGTGGAAATGGAATCCACTGAAGACAAGCCCACTGAAGACACACCTGTGGGAAAGGAATCCACTGAAGACACGCCTGCTGGAGACACGCCCCCTGTAGACACACCCCCCGAAGACACGCCCCCTGAAGATGCACTCACTGAAGACATACCTGCTGGAGACATGCCCACTGAAGACACGCCCCCTGTAGCCACACCCCCCAA
The nucleotide sequence above comes from Anguilla rostrata isolate EN2019 chromosome 7, ASM1855537v3, whole genome shotgun sequence. Encoded proteins:
- the trim24 gene encoding transcription intermediary factor 1-alpha isoform X2, producing the protein MDDSTEQVESDDAVIIVENEAESMPVQEKSAKPQNTPNLLDTCAVCSLNFNSREPKLLPCLHSFCKKCLPSPSRSLVLHDQTGTPQLQGDNASKPLNVIRCPVCRQECMEVDVMDNFFVKDSMEVPSSTVEKTSQLCTSCEDNTEASGFCVECVEFLCVTCIEAHQRVKFTKDHIIRQKEEVSPDAMSVSTQKPVFCDIHKQEPLKLFCETCDRLTCRDCQLLKHKDHNYQFLEDAYKNHREHMVNMTLQLQEKKKAIEEVSNSINNGLLQVDENRKSVHNEIKKSICALILEINRKGKILVNQLEGLMKDHESGLRKQQEDVSSLSRHLNHVINFTKWATASSSGTALLYSKRLILFQIQNLLRARCNPSFVPQSMVRFQCRSGFWASNVDLGSLVVENVPARQQVGIQNFPYQLNQPLQRPGDPSIGGGGGGGGGSGFPPGPPQQRMGSHSTLAQLQMQVEKLAHQPNRQPPPPSSHWAWYQNVRLQRPPPTRPIQGGSPSQSLSGPSQQVRRFMAPHPHPNPQSPNGTMQNPNGTMQNPNGTLQNLGFPPQTLRGLVSSSSIPPKPLDTFQNASRYSHNASLSSAASHNPQHSLQQLNLMESAYLNKRNEASASLSMLRPNFPQTLAPSVAERSALGRQNSPMSTASASEGRPGAVSWKAPETQGSGALTSGPPKRRRRSSPGPIIVIKDEPEDDDDVRFVQSSVRASLPDSTGDRAQTQTRAPSPRTEPTAESEPIQEDDPNEDWCAVCQNGGELLCCDKCPKVFHLTCHIPTLLGSPSGEWFCSFCRDLSSPEMEYDCDCGPESKAVKEEPNSEGFPPVDKRKCERLLLRIYCNELSTDFQEPVSSSVRETPPSHHALTNQVMPEYYEVIKTPMDLSMVKGKLESKQSAGYASLEEFVDDVRLIFRNCAEFNEAETEVAAAGKNLETYFEEQLKIMFPDRTIPEVKAEVVGPAFPPAPGEEEATPAKRPRMSSPESQDTPTPAEMPTGDTPTEDTPVGKESTEDTPSEDAPVGKESTEDTPTEDTPVGMESTEDKPTEDTPVEMESTEDKPTEDTPVEMESTEDTPAEDTPVEMESTEDKPTEDTPVGKESTEDTPAGDTPPVDTPPEDTPPEDALTEDIPAGDMPTEDTPPVATPPKDTPPEDTPPEDAPTEAVTVGDTTAVDAPAEDTSTEDKSTGDTPVGDTPSEDTPSVEDSKE
- the trim24 gene encoding transcription intermediary factor 1-alpha isoform X1, whose translation is MDDSTEQVESDDAVIIVENEAESMPVQEKSAKPQNTPNLLDTCAVCSLNFNSREPKLLPCLHSFCKKCLPSPSRSLVLHDQTGTPQLQGDNASKPLNVIRCPVCRQECMEVDVMDNFFVKDSMEVPSSTVEKTSQQLCTSCEDNTEASGFCVECVEFLCVTCIEAHQRVKFTKDHIIRQKEEVSPDAMSVSTQKPVFCDIHKQEPLKLFCETCDRLTCRDCQLLKHKDHNYQFLEDAYKNHREHMVNMTLQLQEKKKAIEEVSNSINNGLLQVDENRKSVHNEIKKSICALILEINRKGKILVNQLEGLMKDHESGLRKQQEDVSSLSRHLNHVINFTKWATASSSGTALLYSKRLILFQIQNLLRARCNPSFVPQSMVRFQCRSGFWASNVDLGSLVVENVPARQQVGIQNFPYQLNQPLQRPGDPSIGGGGGGGGGSGFPPGPPQQRMGSHSTLAQLQMQVEKLAHQPNRQPPPPSSHWAWYQNVRLQRPPPTRPIQGGSPSQSLSGPSQQVRRFMAPHPHPNPQSPNGTMQNPNGTMQNPNGTLQNLGFPPQTLRGLVSSSSIPPKPLDTFQNASRYSHNASLSSAASHNPQHSLQQLNLMESAYLNKRNEASASLSMLRPNFPQTLAPSVAERSALGRQNSPMSTASASEGRPGAVSWKAPETQGSGALTSGPPKRRRRSSPGPIIVIKDEPEDDDDVRFVQSSVRASLPDSTGDRAQTQTRAPSPRTEPTAESEPIQEDDPNEDWCAVCQNGGELLCCDKCPKVFHLTCHIPTLLGSPSGEWFCSFCRDLSSPEMEYDCDCGPESKAVKEEPNSEGFPPVDKRKCERLLLRIYCNELSTDFQEPVSSSVRETPPSHHALTNQVMPEYYEVIKTPMDLSMVKGKLESKQSAGYASLEEFVDDVRLIFRNCAEFNEAETEVAAAGKNLETYFEEQLKIMFPDRTIPEVKAEVVGPAFPPAPGEEEATPAKRPRMSSPESQDTPTPAEMPTGDTPTEDTPVGKESTEDTPSEDAPVGKESTEDTPTEDTPVGMESTEDKPTEDTPVEMESTEDKPTEDTPVEMESTEDTPAEDTPVEMESTEDKPTEDTPVGKESTEDTPAGDTPPVDTPPEDTPPEDALTEDIPAGDMPTEDTPPVATPPKDTPPEDTPPEDAPTEAVTVGDTTAVDAPAEDTSTEDKSTGDTPVGDTPSEDTPSVEDSKE
- the trim24 gene encoding transcription intermediary factor 1-alpha isoform X4 encodes the protein MDDSTEQVESDDAVIIVENEAESMPVQEKSAKPQNTPNLLDTCAVCSLNFNSREPKLLPCLHSFCKKCLPSPSRSLVLHDQTGTPQLQGDNASKPLNVIRCPVCRQECMEVDVMDNFFVKDSMEVPSSTVEKTSQQLCTSCEDNTEASGFCVECVEFLCVTCIEAHQRVKFTKDHIIRQKEEVSPDAMSVSTQKPVFCDIHKQEPLKLFCETCDRLTCRDCQLLKHKDHNYQFLEDAYKNHREHMVNMTLQLQEKKKAIEEVSNSINNGLLQVDENRKSVHNEIKKSICALILEINRKGKILVNQLEGLMKDHESGLRKQQEDVSSLSRHLNHVINFTKWATASSSGTALLYSKRLILFQIQNLLRARCNPSFVPQSMVRFQCRSGFWASNVDLGSLVVENVPARQQVGIQNFPYQLNQPLQRPGDPSIGGGGGGGGGSGFPPGPPQQRMGSHSTLAQLQMQVEKLAHQPNRQPPPPSSHWAWYQNVRLQRPPPTRPIQGGSPSQSLSGPSQQVRRFMAPHPHPNPQSPNGTMQNPNGTMQNPNGTLQNLGFPPQTLRGLVSSSSIPPKPLDTFQNASRYSHNASLSSAASHNPQHSLQQLNLMESAYLNKRNEASASLSMLRPNFPQTLAPSVAERSALGRQNSPMSTASASEGRPGAVSWKAPETQGSGALTSGPPKRRRRSSPGPIIVIKDEPEDDDDVRFVQSSVRASLPDSTGDRAQTQTRAPSPRTEPTAESEPIQEDDPNEDWCAVCQNGGELLCCDKCPKVFHLTCHIPTLLGSPSGEWFCSFCRDLSSPEMEYDCDCGPESKAVKEEPNSEGFPPVDKRKCERLLLRIYCNELSTDFQEPVSSSVRETPPSHHALTNQVMPEYYEVIKTPMDLSMVKGKLESKQSAGYASLEEFVDDVRLIFRNCAEFNEAETEVAAAGKNLETYFEEQLKIMFPDRTIPEVKAEVVGPAFPPAPGEEEATPAKRPRMSSPESQDTPTPAEMPTGDTPTEDTPVGKESTEDTPSEDAPVGKESTEDTPTEDTPVGMESTEDKPTEDTPVEMESTEDKPTEDTPVEMESTEDTPAEDTPAGDTPPVDTPPEDTPPEDALTEDIPAGDMPTEDTPPVATPPKDTPPEDTPPEDAPTEAVTVGDTTAVDAPAEDTSTEDKSTGDTPVGDTPSEDTPSVEDSKE
- the trim24 gene encoding transcription intermediary factor 1-alpha isoform X3 encodes the protein MDDSTEQVESDDAVIIVENEAESMPVQEKSAKPQNTPNLLDTCAVCSLNFNSREPKLLPCLHSFCKKCLPSPSRSLVLHDQTGTPQLQGDNASKPLNVIRCPVCRQECMEVDVMDNFFVKDSMEVPSSTVEKTSQQLCTSCEDNTEASGFCVECVEFLCVTCIEAHQRVKFTKDHIIRQKEEVSPDAMSVSTQKPVFCDIHKQEPLKLFCETCDRLTCRDCQLLKHKDHNYQFLEDAYKNHREHMVNMTLQLQEKKKAIEEVSNSINNGLLQVDENRKSVHNEIKKSICALILEINRKGKILVNQLEGLMKDHESGLRKQQEDVSSLSRHLNHVINFTKWATASSSGTALLYSKRLILFQIQNLLRARCNPSFVPQSMVRFQCRSGFWASNVDLGSLVVENVPARQQVGIQNFPYQLNQPLQRPGDPSIGGGGGGGGGSGFPPGPPQQRMGSHSTLAQLQMQVEKLAHQPNRQPPPPSSHWAWYQNVRLQRPPPTRPIQGGSPSQSLSGPSQQVRRFMAPHPHPNPQSPNGTMQNPNGTMQNPNGTLQNLGFPPQTLRGLVSSSSIPPKPLDTFQNASRYSHNASLSSAASHNPQHSLQQLNLMESAYLNKRNEASASLSMLRPNFPQTLAPSVAERSALGRQNSPMSTASASEGRPGAVSWKAPETQGSGALTSGPPKRRRRSSPGPIIVIKDEPEDDDDVRFVQSSVRASLPDSTGDRAQTQTRAPSPRTEPTAESEPIQEDDPNEDWCAVCQNGGELLCCDKCPKVFHLTCHIPTLLGSPSGEWFCSFCRDLSSPEMEYDCDCGPESKAVKEEPNSEGFPPVDKRKCERLLLRIYCNELSTDFQEPVSSSVMPEYYEVIKTPMDLSMVKGKLESKQSAGYASLEEFVDDVRLIFRNCAEFNEAETEVAAAGKNLETYFEEQLKIMFPDRTIPEVKAEVVGPAFPPAPGEEEATPAKRPRMSSPESQDTPTPAEMPTGDTPTEDTPVGKESTEDTPSEDAPVGKESTEDTPTEDTPVGMESTEDKPTEDTPVEMESTEDKPTEDTPVEMESTEDTPAEDTPVEMESTEDKPTEDTPVGKESTEDTPAGDTPPVDTPPEDTPPEDALTEDIPAGDMPTEDTPPVATPPKDTPPEDTPPEDAPTEAVTVGDTTAVDAPAEDTSTEDKSTGDTPVGDTPSEDTPSVEDSKE